Proteins encoded together in one Synechococcus sp. A15-62 window:
- a CDS encoding ribonuclease HII codes for MTAQESLPLGRDVAGVDEVGRGCLFGPVFAAAVVLEVSAAECLLKAGLTDSKKLSAKRRAALVPLIQSLCVASALGQASAREIDACGIRVATERAMLRALQRLPQSPGLVLVDGNLPLRLWHGPQRTVIAGDSRSAAIAAASVLAKEARDALIRRLSARFPGYGLERHAGYGTAQHRQSLMASGPTPLHRHTFLKRLLG; via the coding sequence ATGACCGCGCAGGAGTCCCTCCCTCTTGGGAGGGACGTGGCCGGTGTGGATGAAGTCGGTCGCGGTTGCTTGTTCGGTCCTGTTTTTGCGGCCGCTGTGGTGCTCGAAGTCTCAGCGGCCGAATGCCTGTTGAAGGCAGGCCTGACCGACAGCAAAAAACTCTCGGCCAAGCGTCGGGCTGCCCTGGTTCCCTTGATTCAGTCGCTGTGTGTGGCGTCCGCTTTGGGCCAGGCGTCAGCGAGAGAAATTGATGCCTGCGGCATCCGCGTTGCCACGGAACGCGCCATGTTGCGGGCTCTGCAGCGACTGCCCCAGAGCCCTGGGCTTGTGCTGGTGGATGGCAATCTTCCCCTTCGGCTGTGGCACGGCCCGCAGCGCACAGTGATCGCAGGGGATAGCCGTTCAGCAGCCATTGCTGCGGCCAGTGTTCTGGCCAAGGAAGCCAGGGATGCACTCATCCGCCGCTTGTCGGCTCGCTTTCCTGGTTATGGACTTGAACGCCATGCGGGCTACGGCACGGCACAGCATCGTCAGAGCCTGATGGCCTCAGGCCCCACGCCCCTGCATCGGCACACGTTCCTGAAGCGTCTGCTCGGTTGA